The Pontibacter sp. SGAir0037 DNA segment ATTTTGCAAAGGACGGTACAGGAGAAGTAAATTTTTATGCTGCTGTATTCCTTTTTACAGATTAAAAACACGCGGAAGACGTAAAACCTGCCGAGCTGTTTAAGTGGTATGCGGCATCGCCTGTTCTGTGTGCCGGCGCCGCAGTTTCAAAACCACCTGTTGGCTCATTTATTAAATTAGGCCATAGATTAAATCAAGGTTTACCAAAAATTCCAGCATCTTTTTTTAATCAGTCTGTAAATTAGTAATAAAATTACTTCTGAATAAGTTCTGTTTTTACAAATAAGTAAAATCAAAAATCAGTCCGAATTTAATCTTGGAGCTGGTTTAGTAACAAAACAATTACAAAGACTAACGCTATCGGATGCCCGACATTATACATTTATTACCGGATTACCTTGCCAATCAAATTGCTGCCGGCGAAGTGGTGCAAAGACCAGCCTCTGTGGTAAAGGAGCTGCTGGAAAATGCCATAGATGCGCAGGCAACAAACGTGCAGTTGATTGTGAAGGAGGCAGGGAAACAGCTGGTACAGGTGGTTGATAATGGTATTGGTATGTCGGAGACAGATGCCCGCATGTGTTTTGAGCGGCATGCCACCTCCAAAATCAGTTCTACCGAAGATCTGTTCCGCATCAGAACAATGGGGTTCAGGGGAGAAGCAATGGCTTCTATTGGGGCTGTAGCCCAGGTAGAGCTTAAAACCAGGCAGCACACAGCGGAAGCAGGTACCAGGTTGCTGGTGGAGGGGTCGGCCGTAGTGGCTCAGGAACCTGTGGTTGCACCGGCCGGTACTTCTATTTCTGTTAAAAATCTGTTTTATAATGTGCCCGCCCGCCGCAACTTTCTGAAGACCAACGCGGTGGAGATGCGCCATATTCTGGATGAGTTTCAGCGGGTGGCGCTGGCATACCCCGAAGTTGCCATGTCGTTGTACCACAACGACACCGAAATTTTTAACCTGCCGGTAACCAAGCTGAGCCAGCGGATCGTGGGTGTGTTTGGCAACAACTATAAAGAGCAGATGGCCTATTGCGAGGAAGATACGTCTTTTCTGAGCGTGAAAGGGTATATAGGCAAGCCTGAATATGCTAAAAAGACCCGGGGAGAACAGTTTTTCTTCGTAAATAACCGCTTCATCAAAAGTGGGTATTTACACCATGCCGTTATGATGGCATTCGAAGGACTGCTTCCGAAAGATAATTACCCGTTTTATGTGCTCTTTATTGAGCTCGATCCGGAGAAGATAGATATAAATGTGCACCCCACTAAAACGGAGATAAAGTTCGAAGACGAAAAAACGGTATACGCTATTGTGCATGCTGCCGTTAAGAAATCGTTGGGACTGCATAATATAGCGCCTTCCCTTGATTTTCAGAGCGATGTGAATTTTGCACCCTTGCAGCCGATCCGACTGCAGAGCGTCAGGAGTGAGTTTGAGGAAGACTACAAATTTCCTGGCTTTAATGTGCCTGCATCGCCTAAGCGGGTAAGTTCTAAAGGTTGGGAAGAACTGTACGAACCTTTAAAGCAGCAGATGCCGGCAGAGGAGGAGCGTATTACTTCTTCTTCGGGGATGGGGCTGTTGGATGATGCATTTGCCGAGAGCCCGGCTGCCGTTAACAAAACACTGCAGGTACACCAGAAATACCTGTTGGTGCAGGTGAAATCAGGCATCATGGTGATAGACCAGCAGGCTGCACAGGAGCGCATTTTGTATGAGAAGTACATCGGTTCACCGCAGAAGAAAGCCGTAGCCTCCCAAACGCTGCTCTTCCCGCAAACTGTAGAGCTTTCGCCAGCCGATGCCGTGTTGCTGAAGGAACTGGCTGTGGAGTTTCGGGAACTTGGTTTTCAGTTTGAGGACTTTGGTGGTA contains these protein-coding regions:
- the mutL gene encoding DNA mismatch repair endonuclease MutL; its protein translation is MPDIIHLLPDYLANQIAAGEVVQRPASVVKELLENAIDAQATNVQLIVKEAGKQLVQVVDNGIGMSETDARMCFERHATSKISSTEDLFRIRTMGFRGEAMASIGAVAQVELKTRQHTAEAGTRLLVEGSAVVAQEPVVAPAGTSISVKNLFYNVPARRNFLKTNAVEMRHILDEFQRVALAYPEVAMSLYHNDTEIFNLPVTKLSQRIVGVFGNNYKEQMAYCEEDTSFLSVKGYIGKPEYAKKTRGEQFFFVNNRFIKSGYLHHAVMMAFEGLLPKDNYPFYVLFIELDPEKIDINVHPTKTEIKFEDEKTVYAIVHAAVKKSLGLHNIAPSLDFQSDVNFAPLQPIRLQSVRSEFEEDYKFPGFNVPASPKRVSSKGWEELYEPLKQQMPAEEERITSSSGMGLLDDAFAESPAAVNKTLQVHQKYLLVQVKSGIMVIDQQAAQERILYEKYIGSPQKKAVASQTLLFPQTVELSPADAVLLKELAVEFRELGFQFEDFGGNTIILNAIPADVQAANEKELLEELIEQYKNNLATLKLDKRENLARAMAKRLASKLQSRMSDLEMNSLVDRLFACQVPYYTPGGQKTLVIMELSQLHELFLKG